From Zingiber officinale cultivar Zhangliang chromosome 5B, Zo_v1.1, whole genome shotgun sequence, the proteins below share one genomic window:
- the LOC121984178 gene encoding cytochrome P450 703A2-like: MNLSPVDKFEEKEKEYYKLVSSYEMEVNLGDIPFSISLVVLLMLISTLLLWAAKKRLRVAKLRLPPGPTRWPIVGNVTQLGLLPHKDMARFCSSYGPLVYLRLGAVDAITTDDPAVVREILFRQDDLFASRPKLVAVFQLSFGGRDIVFSPMGPQWKRLRRTFVEHLLTARRFESFAGNRELEALRIMHDVREKACKGEMIEVSQVLGAFTMNNVTRMLLGREPGAELLGLTHEMFWLLGLVYPGDYLPLWRWLVDPFVGTEKKIREVSRRWDGFLQRVINEHRQAIEAKNLTDGGHGANMDFLDVLLSLPGEGEKEQMDVREMKAIMLDIFTGGANTSLVATEWAMAEAIKNPKVLERAQEELDRVVGRDRMVRESDLGDLNYLRCILREAFRMHPPAPLLVPHESTQATELMGYDIPAKTRVFINAHALGRNKRMWGDDADEFRPERHLPADGERVEIIRRGELEILPFGAGKRKCPGSTVGTTTALLALANLFHGFHWEAPEEIDMEEAFGLALRKAKPLRAMARPRLAPSLFQ, from the coding sequence atgaaCCTCAGTCCAGTTGACAAGTtcgaagagaaagagaaagagtacTACAAGCTTGTTTCAAGCTACGAAATGGAGGTTAATCTCGGAGACATTCCATTCTCAATTTCTCTTGTTGTACTTCTCATGTTAATCTCCACCCTTCTGCTATGGGCTGCTAAGAAGAGGCTCCGTGTTGCCAAGTTGAGGCTTCCGCCAGGCCCAACAAGGTGGCCGATCGTCGGTAACGTGACACAGCTTGGCCTTCTTCCCCACAAGGACATGGCTCGCTTCTGCTCCTCCTACGGCCCGCTTGTCTATCTCCGCCTCGGCGCCGTCGACGCCATCACCACCGACGATCCGGCCGTCGTCCGCGAGATACTCTTCCGGCAGGACGACCTCTTCGCATCCCGCCCGAAGTTGGTGGCCGTCTTCCAGTTGAGCTTTGGCGGTAGGGACATCGTCTTCTCTCCGATGGGCCCGCAATGGAAGCGACTACGCCGGACCTTCGTCGAGCACCTCCTCACCGCCAGGCGCTTTGAGTCTTTCGCTGGGAACAGGGAGCTAGAGGCGCTCCGCATCATGCACGATGTGCGAGAGAAGGCGTGCAAAGGGGAAATGATCGAAGTGAGCCAGGTGCTCGGCGCCTTCACCATGAACAACGTGACGAGGATGCTCCTGGGACGTGAGCCAGGTGCTGAGCTGTTGGGCCTCACGCACGAGATGTTCTGGCTCCTGGGGTTGGTCTATCCAGGCGACTACCTGCCGTTATGGAGGTGGCTCGTCGACCCCTTCGTCGGGACGGAGAAGAAGATTAGGGAGGTTTCCCGGAGATGGGATGGGTTCCTGCAGAGGGTTATCAACGAACATCGGCAAGCCATTGAGGCAAAGAATCTAACAGATGGTGGGCATGGCGCGAACATGGACTTTCTTGATGTGCTGCTTTCCTTACCAGGGGAGGGAGAGAAGGAGCAGATGGATGTTAGGGAGATGAAAGCCATAATGCTGGATATATTCACAGGGGGGGCTAATACTTCTCTGGTGGCGACAGAGTGGGCGATGGCGGAGGCGATCAAAAACCCAAAGGTGCTGGAACGGGCACAGGAGGAGCTGGACAGAGTCGTCGGACGGGATCGAATGGTGCGGGAGTCCGACTTGGGAGATCTGAACTACCTCCGGTGCATCCTCCGGGAGGCCTTCCGGATGCACCCTCCAGCGCCGCTTCTGGTTCCCCACGAGTCCACGCAGGCCACCGAGCTCATGGGGTACGACATCCCTGCGAAGACGCGGGTGTTCATCAACGCGCACGCGTTGGGGAGGAACAAGCGCATGTGGGGGGACGACGCAGATGAGTTCCGGCCGGAAAGGCACCTCCCGGCAGACGGGGAGAGGGTCGAGATCATCCGCAGGGGTGAGCTTGAGATCTTACCCTTCGGCGCGGGGAAGAGGAAGTGCCCCGGATCGACGGTGGGAACGACGACGGCACTGTTGGCCCTGGCAAATCTCTTCCATGGCTTCCACTGGGAGGCGCCGGAGGAAATCGATATGGAAGAGGCGTTCGGCTTGGCCCTGCGCAAAGCGAAGCCGCTGCGGGCCATGGCGCGGCCCCGTTTGGCACCTTCCCTGTTCCAGTGA